A genomic segment from Propioniciclava sp. MC1595 encodes:
- a CDS encoding PRC-barrel domain-containing protein: MYNEMDIDRIRGAVAYDQSGDRIGNVGEVYLDDQTGQPMWVTVNTGFFGLRTSFVPLEGSRFEGDDRLVLAHDKDRIKDAPNVDEDGHLDRAQEDELYSYYGVGSAAALGADQLRTRRWEDESVLGDRGVADDRSMFDRDGDERGPVGEVLDGPDGSVGDRRGDVGLDPHGGDAAYDRDVTYDRDRAYDDGPLLDGDRDGRGPIEEVLDGPDDPANPRRN; encoded by the coding sequence ATGTACAACGAGATGGACATCGACCGGATCCGTGGTGCTGTGGCTTACGACCAGTCCGGGGACCGCATCGGCAACGTCGGCGAGGTCTACCTGGACGACCAGACCGGCCAGCCCATGTGGGTCACCGTGAACACCGGCTTCTTCGGGCTGCGCACCAGCTTCGTCCCTCTTGAGGGATCCCGCTTCGAGGGCGACGACCGCCTCGTGCTCGCGCACGACAAGGACCGGATCAAGGACGCCCCGAACGTCGACGAGGACGGGCACCTCGACCGCGCCCAGGAGGACGAGCTGTACTCCTACTACGGCGTCGGCAGCGCTGCCGCGCTGGGCGCCGACCAGCTCCGCACCCGCCGCTGGGAGGACGAGAGCGTGCTCGGTGACCGCGGTGTCGCCGACGACCGTTCGATGTTCGACCGTGACGGTGACGAACGTGGACCGGTGGGCGAGGTCCTGGACGGGCCCGACGGCTCCGTCGGCGACCGCCGCGGCGACGTGGGCCTCGACCCGCACGGCGGCGACGCCGCCTACGACCGCGACGTGACCTACGACCGCGACCGCGCCTACGACGACGGCCCGCTGCTGGACGGCGATCGTGACGGCCGCGGCCCGATCGAGGAGGTCCTCGACGGCCCGGACGACCCGGCCAACCCGCGTCGCAACTGA